A window of Cryptomeria japonica chromosome 3, Sugi_1.0, whole genome shotgun sequence contains these coding sequences:
- the LOC131029195 gene encoding F-box/kelch-repeat protein At2g44130 isoform X2, with protein MAMAMEIIPGLPDEIGRQCLLRVPLTSHYKLARVCKTWKHIVHNPLFYQDRNRLLLPCFLGQQIVRHRPSSRQLHKCTCHLQFFLWYSPPASFFSCTQYYLLCSEIPLFLFVSGKWKRGPNLPDGRDYSCCLVDSANGLIYIAEGWEDDGREVQTTIVYDIKKEK; from the exons ATGGCGATGGCAATGGAGATAATTCCAGGTCTTCCAGATGAGATTGGGAGACAGTGTTTGCTAAGGGTGCCATTAACCTCACACTACAAGCTGGCCCGTGTCTGTAAAACTTGGAAACATATTGTACACAACCCGCTCTTCTATCAAGACAGAAACAG GTTGCTCTTACCGTGTTTCCTTGGACAACAAATTGTTCGTCATAGGCCTTCTTCGCGACAACTTCACAAATGCACTTGTCATCTACAATTTTTCCTCTGGTATTCCCCCCCTGCTTCTTTCTTTTCCTGCACTCAATACTATTTACTTTGTTCTGAAATTCCCCTGTTTCTTTTTGTCTCAGGAAAATGGAAGCGTGGCCCTAACCTTCCCGACGGCAGAGATTACTCGTGCTGTTTGGTGGATTCAGCTAACGGATTGATTTACATTGCTGAAGGATGGGAGGATGATGGGAGGGAAGTGCAGACAACCATAGTTTATGatataaagaaagagaaatag
- the LOC131029195 gene encoding F-box/kelch-repeat protein At1g55270 isoform X3 — MAMAMEIIPGLPDEIGRQCLLRVPLTSHYKLARVCKTWKHIVHNPLFYQDRNRLLLPCFLGQQIVRHRPSSRQLHKCTCHLQFFLWKMEAWP, encoded by the exons ATGGCGATGGCAATGGAGATAATTCCAGGTCTTCCAGATGAGATTGGGAGACAGTGTTTGCTAAGGGTGCCATTAACCTCACACTACAAGCTGGCCCGTGTCTGTAAAACTTGGAAACATATTGTACACAACCCGCTCTTCTATCAAGACAGAAACAG GTTGCTCTTACCGTGTTTCCTTGGACAACAAATTGTTCGTCATAGGCCTTCTTCGCGACAACTTCACAAATGCACTTGTCATCTACAATTTTTCCTCTG GAAAATGGAAGCGTGGCCCTAA
- the LOC131029195 gene encoding F-box/kelch-repeat protein At1g55270 isoform X1, with amino-acid sequence MAMAMEIIPGLPDEIGRQCLLRVPLTSHYKLARVCKTWKHIVHNPLFYQDRNRYGLSQNLIILPCWEYTKKSWRIKLYDPLQNSCETLPQFHFKFPYLPGCSYRVSLDNKLFVIGLLRDNFTNALVIYNFSSGKWKRGPNLPDGRDYSCCLVDSANGLIYIAEGWEDDGREVQTTIVYDIKKEK; translated from the exons ATGGCGATGGCAATGGAGATAATTCCAGGTCTTCCAGATGAGATTGGGAGACAGTGTTTGCTAAGGGTGCCATTAACCTCACACTACAAGCTGGCCCGTGTCTGTAAAACTTGGAAACATATTGTACACAACCCGCTCTTCTATCAAGACAGAAACAGGTATGGCCTGTCTCAAAATTTGATCATACTACCTTGCTGGGAATATACAAAAAAAAGCTGGAGAATAAAGCTTTACGACCCCCTCCAAAACTCGTGTGAAACCCTGCCGCAATTTCACTTTAAATTTCCATATCTTCCAGGTTGCTCTTACCGTGTTTCCTTGGACAACAAATTGTTCGTCATAGGCCTTCTTCGCGACAACTTCACAAATGCACTTGTCATCTACAATTTTTCCTCTG GAAAATGGAAGCGTGGCCCTAACCTTCCCGACGGCAGAGATTACTCGTGCTGTTTGGTGGATTCAGCTAACGGATTGATTTACATTGCTGAAGGATGGGAGGATGATGGGAGGGAAGTGCAGACAACCATAGTTTATGatataaagaaagagaaatag